The following proteins are encoded in a genomic region of Spirosoma sp. SC4-14:
- a CDS encoding hydantoinase B/oxoprolinase family protein encodes MESTESLNTYDAITLSILWARLVAIVDEAGTILRRTSFSTGTRESSDFAIVLMDTDGNSLAQSTTSVPSFMGVLPMLVRSLLAGNFPLAKWQPGDVVITNDPWLCAGAKADVGIIAPVFRSQSDFGDIKLIGFMGCVAHSPDMGGILWGAGARDLYEEGLLIPPVKLYESGNQNQLILTLIEANVRAPQQTIGDIRAQVSAIEQGVRSLMRMMDEYQMDNLEPLARQILDASERAMREAIRKAPDGQYHYFYPIDGDGLNEPAFINCLVQIQDDEITVDYDGTSGVHSLAINAAFNYVYAYTTYPIICVFSPDVPSNEGALRPIRVSAPIGSLLNAQPPAPLGARYITGNLLQAPLFGALAQAVPDLVQADSGSACWSIVLHGQREIPVKTKTGVETQKIEFVEYCFLNGGYGARPTKDGVNVLSFPTNVANVPIEVLERNAPILITEKSLRPGTGGAGKFRGGLGQVFSFKMVGTDPITVSILTEKTKTVAHGMLGGEPGAAGAIISNRKLPPKGLARLYAGDEITLQLPGGGGYGLASERDPVATRRDNELGYS; translated from the coding sequence ATGGAATCGACCGAAAGCCTGAATACCTATGATGCTATCACCCTAAGCATCCTCTGGGCACGACTCGTTGCTATTGTCGACGAAGCCGGAACAATACTACGGCGAACGTCTTTCTCGACCGGCACCCGTGAGTCCAGCGATTTCGCCATTGTATTGATGGATACTGACGGAAACTCACTGGCTCAGTCGACCACCAGCGTGCCTTCATTTATGGGAGTTCTGCCGATGCTGGTTCGATCCTTACTAGCCGGTAATTTCCCATTAGCAAAGTGGCAACCTGGCGACGTGGTAATTACAAACGACCCGTGGTTATGTGCCGGGGCGAAAGCGGATGTCGGGATTATTGCTCCTGTTTTCCGGTCGCAAAGTGATTTCGGTGACATAAAACTGATTGGTTTCATGGGATGCGTTGCCCACTCGCCCGACATGGGCGGAATACTCTGGGGAGCTGGCGCTCGTGATCTATATGAAGAAGGCTTGCTAATTCCGCCTGTTAAATTATATGAATCTGGTAATCAGAATCAATTGATTCTGACACTTATTGAGGCCAATGTGCGGGCTCCGCAACAAACCATCGGCGATATTCGGGCGCAGGTGTCAGCCATTGAGCAGGGCGTTCGTTCGCTGATGCGCATGATGGACGAATACCAGATGGATAATCTTGAGCCATTGGCCCGGCAAATTCTCGACGCATCGGAGCGGGCAATGCGTGAGGCAATCCGAAAAGCACCTGATGGGCAGTACCACTATTTTTATCCGATTGATGGGGATGGACTCAATGAGCCTGCGTTTATCAACTGCCTGGTTCAGATTCAGGACGATGAAATTACGGTCGATTATGATGGCACGTCGGGCGTTCATTCATTAGCAATCAATGCTGCTTTTAATTATGTGTATGCCTATACAACGTACCCGATCATTTGCGTTTTTAGCCCCGACGTACCCAGTAATGAAGGCGCATTGCGTCCCATTCGGGTTTCTGCCCCTATAGGTTCATTACTCAATGCACAACCTCCTGCTCCATTAGGCGCTCGCTATATAACGGGCAATTTATTACAGGCTCCGCTTTTCGGAGCTTTGGCGCAGGCTGTTCCTGACTTAGTACAGGCCGATAGTGGTTCTGCCTGCTGGAGTATAGTTCTGCACGGACAGCGGGAAATTCCCGTAAAAACAAAAACTGGGGTCGAAACGCAAAAGATCGAATTTGTAGAATATTGTTTCCTGAATGGTGGCTACGGTGCTCGTCCGACCAAAGATGGTGTTAATGTATTGAGTTTCCCGACAAATGTAGCAAACGTGCCAATTGAAGTGCTGGAACGAAATGCTCCCATATTGATAACCGAAAAATCGTTGAGGCCAGGCACGGGAGGAGCCGGTAAATTTCGTGGAGGGTTAGGACAAGTTTTTTCGTTTAAGATGGTTGGTACTGACCCTATTACAGTGTCTATTCTGACAGAAAAAACAAAGACCGTTGCCCATGGAATGCTAGGTGGAGAACCGGGAGCAGCGGGAGCCATCATTAGCAATCGGAAATTACCTCCCAAGGGACTTGCCCGGCTCTATGCGGGCGATGAAATCACGCTGCAACTACCGGGTGGGGGCGGATATGGATTGGCATCGGAGCGCGACCCGGTAGCCACTCGCCGGGATAATGAATTAGGCTATAGCTGA